TAAAATGAGTTCTCTCACAGACTCTAGCTGGGAGCAGATCCTTAAGATAAGACGGACTCAAATTTTTTAAtatcttaaaataacaaataagctTATGAATATCGCGTCTAACTTTCATCTCCTTCCACCCCAGCTCTGTCATAAGGCGAATCCTACTTGTTCCCCGCATAGCACCTGTGACGACTTTCCCGGCTTCATACTGAACCGATTCAAGGAGTTCGCTTTCCTCATCAGTACAGCCGTCCCAAAGCACATCAGCATACTCCATAACAGGTCTGATAACCGACTTATACAATTTTCTGAGTGTATCCCTGCCTACTTTATACCTAATTCCTTTCAACATATTTAATCTTTTACTAGCTTTTTGATAAACACTAAATATGTGAGCTCTCCATGTCAGGTTAGAAGACAGCGTTATGCCTAAGTGGGCATGGCTAGAAACTTCAGTAATGTTCTTTCCGTTGTAAAATAGGTCAGGATGCAGCGGTCTTACCCGTTTAGATGAAAACGTCATACATTCAGTTTTACTAGGATTAATTGTAACAAGCCATTTCGTAGCCCACCTTTGTATGGATTCAAGGTATTTATTTAACATCAACGCAGTGTTACCAGGTGAATCAACGACTTCAAAAAGCGAAGTATCATCAGCGTAAAGTAAGcattttgactgaatttcatctgttatgtcattaatatatataagAAATAACAGAGGCCCCAAAACCGAACCTTGAGGAACCCCTGCTTCAACTTGGCGCCAATCAGATGACTGCCCATCTAAAACCACTCTTTGTTGACGATTAGACAAATAACTTTCAAACCAGCTAAGCAAAGCTCCCCTGATTCCCACTGATTTAAGCTTATAAAGAAGACCTTTGTGCCACACCTTGTCAAACGCCTTGCTGATATCCAAAAAAAACCATAGGCACTTCCTTCCCATCCTCAACAGCTTGGTAAGTTTGATGCACCAGATAAATTAATTGATTTACCGTCGAGTCACCTGGGCGGAAACCAGACTGTAAGCGGCAGTAGGCCGGAAAAGGTTCTACACGAAGCCTAAACGTTGCAAGTCAGCCTCCTTCCGAATTCTAACTGGAGCAGACTCGCCTTCGCGTCGTTTAACAAAAATATAACTATCGGCAGTGAAAACATAACCCTGATAACCCTGTGTAGTTTTATGAGTGGTGTGAGTGAGATAATACCATGGGCAATCTATCCTGTTGCTGTTTTTCAAGTTATGGGACGATTTCTTGTTCAAAGAACACCAACTGGTGGCATTTCTGAGGTTTTAGTCATGTGGTTTTAGTAAACCCTTGAGTTATAGACTGGTCTTCTGAATCAAAAGCCTGCCTATACCGGGAACACATAGCCTGTTTCTCAGAGGGTCCAGGTCGCTCACGGCGAAACACTCTTGAGTGGGTGACTGCAAGCGACCTGGACAATCTGATGAGAATCAGACTAGGGAACGCATCTCTTCCCTAATAAtcctattgttttcttcaaaaaatatATGCATTCACAAATGCAGACTGTCACAAGTGTTATTTTTGAAATGGTTCGCCTGGTTTCACttatttttagttttatatCCTTGTTTCATTTCCATTCCAAGTCCACACTCTGACCACCGTGGTGGACAGCTTGACaagtttctgcaaaggtttttcATTAATTGTACGATTTTTTGAACAACCATACTGGGAACATTACGTGATTACATAGACCGgatgcataaatggcagccaaaaataTAGTCCTTTGTTTAcatgctaattagactcactagcctcgtttgcatgcacaaaatacaaaagaaatgttgcttgagagcgaggcttgtgagtctaattagcacataaacaaaagaatacactTTTGGCCTCcttttatgcattcggtctatatcACATGACTTAAACAATATAGTCAAtagtaatttaaaaaaaaagaaaaattaagttAGAAATCAATTTGAAAGATATCAAAACAACTAACTTACCCTTCTTGCTACTTCTTACTGCCTTTGTAACATCGTGTCTTTCTATATCTTCCAAGTGCCTGACCAATTCCCGAATGGTCAACCATGGGAACTTGATTGTTAACACCTCAAAAAATTTCTCTGTGGGGTTATTACTGTTGCTAGTTTCAAAGGTGTTGAAGACCTTCCTAGGTATGTCCAATTCTGCAGCCAGCTTGGACCAGTTTTTTAAACCTCTTTTCTCCATGTCCAGTAAAAAAGCCATCTGTCCAATAACATCTGTATTGTTCTCAAACAAACTACATACTAAAGTGTCATCGGCTGGAATAAGATAacagtaaagaaataaaatcgTAAATGTTTTGATCATAGTTGAGTGAAGTCACGACAAAATAAAGGGGGAAGAGagggcatcccccatacatgcccttttccctaggtaatatgtctcaagttaGATCGACTCTCACGCTGTACAGATCCCAAGGAGATTAGACTAGAGCCAATCATATGGCCGGAATGTGTTACGCGTGGATAGTCCACGCTCACAGAACACATTCCCgccatatgattggctgttgcctaatcCCCTTGGCATCTGTACAGCGTGAaagtcgatctaaaaataacttgagacaaattacctatggaaaagggCACGTGTCGGAGATGCCCCCTCttccccctttattttctcttggtgaaGTACAATCGCCCgtgtgagtgtagtcctgagaggAATTGTTTTCAGTAGGATGACATTGACTGTCATTTCGACAACaagagcggaagtcatcttcagagtcacgTGATTTATGATTTAACGACACTGAGTTACTCTGGTCGTTGATATAATTGGTCAACTAAGTCGttatgttattggtcgactgtttGTTAAGCCTATATGTCATTGGTTGTGAAGCTtgtaaacagtgattggtgcatttcaatCCATCTGTAACAGACCCGCTGAAACCCGAcccagtgaattttttttccttcaccaAGTGAAAATTTAGACACCCCACTACCTggtgaaaattttaaattttacccGGCCATTTTGTGGCTTCCCCGACGTGACTTTTACATACCCAGCATATATCATTTTTGTATGCTTGAAAAAGACGAAAAAGTGACTTGACAGCAAGAATCAGAAAGCATTTGTTtggtttgtttaaaaaaaaaaaaaaggaaagagaaagacaaacatACATGCACgcaatgaaggggtagtttctaaagaaactgtggtgctgcgtcggtggggaagtagtatacaaaaatttggttttatcaacggagttgataatgtaaatttgccaccgtacagagattctaaaagctgacgtttcgagcgttagcccttcgtcagagcgaatcgagggattatgggttacgtgtagtttttatagtatagtaggagctacgctattggtggtaacatggcaacgtgaaaaataggaatatattagttaaatgaaaagcgttcgttaataccgtgaggattaagggtgccgatttgaaagatgaatttttgttccagattcttgcggctttccgtcgtacctagatgtagggaaaggccgcagatagccatgtgttttttggagtggttaggcagattaaaatggcgagcgactggcttggatgcatccttgtcattcttctcaatttttaatccacagatttctaacAGGATTTCCAAACCCTGATGAAACACGCGCCCTCGTTTCTGAAATATTACATAACGTACGGAAAGAGACTATTCAGTACAGCAAGGTAAAAGCAAAGAAACGCAGAGAAATAATGAATATGATTGAGACCAAATTGAAAGTAGCTGAGGCACAATTAGCTGAAATCCCAACTATAGCGAACCAAAATGAACTTGAAAAACTTGAGGATTGAGTATGAAAAGGAATGAGCATATATGACAAGGGGGCGATCACTCGTTCACGTGCATCCTGGTATGAAAAAGAGGAGAAAAATAACAAGTACTTTCTAaatctcgaaaaaaaaaacactaagaGAAAAAGCATGATTGGGAAAGTCGAACTCGTTGACGCTAACATAACGACAAGCCCCCCAAAAAATTATGGATGAATTGTACTCTTTCCATTCAGACTTTTACGGTAAGACAAATCAATCGGAAATCAACTGCTGCTCTTTCCTGGATTCTAAAAGCATGccaaaactacatgtatctcTAGAAATGCAGCAGCTTTGTGAAGGGGAACTGGAAGTACATTTTTAATCATTACCTCAATAAAGTTGGAGGCAGATTACTATTTTATTGTAACTTCGAATACTCAAAATTGCCTATGGATCTACCAAAATACTACAAGGAATGCTTGATAGTTTGGTCTCTTTTGAAAAACTCCAATCCTTCTTCTCTGGATGAAATAATCAACCAACCAATTTGGAACATGAGGTTTACATGCATTGACAAAAAATATGTAGTCAATAGGAAACTCTTTTCTGCAGGACTTTGTCAAGTCAGAAATCATTTATGTGAGTTTTTTTCCATCAAGCCGCAAATAACCGAATCTCTTTATCATTCCATTCCACCAGaatagaaaaaagaaatgagCAGTTATGTGACTCAGGAAACAGACCAAACGACACCTTTCAATACTTCTGCTCAAGCAGAAGAAGATTGACCATATTGTTGTCTCAAAGATATCTAAACTAACAACAgcgaaaaagaaattttacagtCAACTGGAAAACTCTTTACACACTCCCTTTCAAATGTGCATTCGATACAAAATCACGGGAATTCCAGTATAAAATCCTGAATCCAATATTACCTTTGAACacctttctttcaaaatttgtaAAAGTGAGTCCTCTCTTTGTGGGTTTTGTCTTTGTAACGAGGAACGTACGTCtgacttttctttttatataCCGTAGCACAAAGCTTTTGGAGCTATACACAACAATTATTTGGGAATCACATAATTACTGAGAGTGACGTAATTCTGCATGGGCATTACTCAATTTCTAGAACAAGGTTATGTGACATGCAGTGTTACTAGTATTGTAAGTAACAATAGTTTAAGTATTGTACGTAAGTATAAGTCTTGTCCCAAtgtgtgtgtttgtgtgtgtgtctgtgtgtgtgtggggggggggggggcggggctTGAAATGGGGACAATAATAACATTACTGAACACCATTTACAAACAAACCAGACTTTGACTTTGACTAAGACTTTGCTGAATGTGTTAAGTGACAGCCGCCCACTAACATCACAACTTCGTTGGCTAATTACATCAACGACCAGAGTGTTCATaccatctactgacgttacataaatcacttgactctaaagatgacttccgctcgcGTTATCAAAAGGTCAGTCAATGTTATCCTAACCAGACCTTCTCTGGACTACACTctcccggacgatcgtacttcacaTAATTACATAGTAAAGAGATACAGGCAGCATGAGTTTTATCTTAGGTCATGCACAAAAATATGCCAGCTAATGAGGCAATGAGCCAATGCTGCAAACTATGCATGCTTAAGTGCACTTGGATGGAACTTAATATTATTGCTAGTTGCTTATTACTGACtgatcgggttttttttttttcattttattgctGGGTCACTCAATATTTCAATTAAGTGACAATGGTAATTGTTGACATTTTTACACGTGCTCAATCCTTCCCCTTACCTTGATCGCATTTCAAGATGACATCAATTACATCTTGCCTGCCAATTATATGTaatttatctttcaaatcaccAATGGTAATTTCTGGTTTACTGGTCTCCAAGTACTCAAACATCACCTCAGTGGGGCTGTGAACTTGGCTGCATTTAAAGTTTTGATATTCCTGTACTTCAATGCCAAACTGCTCGGCAGCATGCTTCCAACATTGGCAATTACCATACTTGTACTCTTTATCAAGATGTCTACTGATTCCTTGTAAGAGGTCCAGACAGCCAAGTATGGTCTTGTTCATTAGGTCATCTGAAATCAATGAGGGAATGAAAGTTCAAATGTAACTCATGGGTACTGAAGGGCAATAATTGATAACATTGCTGATCCTTGGTTGCATGCAGTTGACTCAAAATCAACTATAGCACCTCGTGATCGCAAACTTCATATTGTTCCAAATGTCGAATAAATGTTCTGCGGTTCAGAGAAGTGAACCTGGATATACCAATAAGCCATGATAACCCAGGTCAGTTCCTAGGGTTTATTCCAACAACTGAAGTGAGATAATGGTGCCTTTAACGTCAAACTAAAATACAAACGATAAAGGAAACGAAACTTAAGAGATGAAGGGAGGATGACCGGaaggcacagtcggttagtgcgcggccctggtgcaagaggtcctgagttcgattcctggatctcgcatccttgtttcgacttctttcctttcggtgtagctaagtagctttaaatacccgtaaaacagagcactgatggaaatgggggaataaaatgagcgcaccgtcgacctcaggtttgtcagttgaattactattacgagttatcgacgttaaatatggttactttactttacttttttacttcACATCGTATAACAGGTGAATTCCTAACGGTGCCTCTCTCGACActggtgtataaatgggtaccggtgaatttaatgctgggggtaaccctgtgatggactggcatcccatccaggggggagtagaaatactcctagtcgcttcatgccacagaaaacggagataagcgccggcctgatgggccttctaggctcgtagcagactttaccttaccttacctatCCTTATTTAACCTATTGCAATGTGGCCTGGTCCTCCATATACTGCTCTAACCTAAATTGTATTTACCTTTTGCAGAAGCGCATAGTGCGGCTGATAGCAAAAGCTGAATATCTTCCTAATACTGCTCCTTTGTTTTGTCAACTTAGGCTCCTTGATATCTTCAGTATTAATTCTTTTTCCATTGCCATTTTCATGTATTCGTATCACCGAAATCTTTTGCCAGTTACCTTTCAATGCTTTTTCACGACTGGTGGTCAATTTCATCAAGACAATACTCGAACTGCCTTTCAGTATAGATCACATTTCTGTAGAATCAAAATTCAGTATCCCTTATCAGGGACCTAAAGTCTGGAATTCTCTACCGGTCACAATAGTTAGCTCTCCTTCtgtatctatttttttttaaatctgaaaAACTATCTAGCTGCTTTAAGACTGTGCACTTCGTTACTAAATTTTAGTCTAGGAAAGCCTACTCGCATAAGCTTTCAGCTTCTTTAGGTTTCCTTGCCACTACTTCAATATCTTATTACATCTTAGTGCTTATTCTGTAACTATAATTATttgcattgtacatgtatgggtggctaaaaataaataaacaaacaatatGTTTATCTTAGAAGTTATAGTGTAAAGGCTAGTTTGACAATGAGTCTTACTGAGCCGCAGTATGTTGCGGTCATTTGCATGCTGCCATGTGCTCTTGAGTTTGAAGATGGTCTGCAATctttttaaagttaattttcaaagcatctCAATGTATGTCACAGTGAACTGAGATTTGATGCAAGCAAAATTAACTAGTTTTCACATGGGCCAATCATTGTGTGTTTGtgcaaaaataaattatcatgGAGGAGGCCAATCAACATTTTGCATGTGCATGCAGGGACAATAATGTCATCTGATGTCAGATTTCGAGACACTTGGAACAAAACAACTGTTTTACATCGGTGTCAGGTGACCTTTAAGAAACCAATAAGAGCCAAACGTTTTCTGAAAGAAATATTcataaaacaatacaaactaTGACATTTCCATTTAAAAGGGCTGAGATTTGAAAATGAAGTTGATATTTACCaagctttatttttcttttctccacCTGAGATACACTTGCTCCCCGTTTTGCTTTGGTAtcactttcttctttcttttgggGGTCAAAAATTAATGGAAAAGTGTGCCTCCTCCTTTCATTATCATACCCATCAGGAAAATCAACTCTTGAGATCATCTCACAGTCTTGCAGAATGTTATTGTTTGATGTATCTTCCAGTACTTTACCATTGGTTGTGGTTGGAAAAAGGCCTACATCAACCTGTAGGCCTTTCTTTGATGAAGTTTTCTCCTTGTCATTCTCAGTAGGCAAATCCACAATCCTTGCTCCTTTGTTTTCTGCACCAGGTATTGATTGAAAGGAACTTTCTTCTGAGGAAGGGCATCTTGATGCCATATTATCTTGGGGCCTTTCCTTGTCTTTTTCAGTGGGTAAACACACAACAAGTGTTCCTTTGTCATCTTCTGCAGTTATGGACCTGAAGGAATTTTCCATGGGAGAAGGACCTCTGGTTGATGTTGACTCTAAAAAAATCCAATTTAAATGTCAACAATACTAATGTGGACAGTCTGTGTTCTATGGCATTTATGGCTAGATTTCTGCTGGTTCTATAAACTCTGCTTTGAGAGGAGTTCTCTGGGTTCTCCAGTTTTCGTTCACCAAAAACCCCAAAATCTCCAAATTCCATTCACTGTAAGGAGGTATCACTGCTAATTCCAAATCAACCAGGCCCTCCAAGTTAAATTTGGGCTGGTCTTTCATCTACCAGacccgaaataattaatgtccataaaacaaaagaacaaagcgaacataatcATGCCTAATTagcataacaatacctaattagcaaagCCTAAttggaataacaatggttcttttgtcctgcGCCATCTTAGtctggtatatgaaagtctacacTAAATTTGTCCTTTAGTGGCCAATTTTGGCAACCAACTCTTTAGGTTTATTTAGTCGCTAAATGAAGTTTTTGACGCCAACTTTCAAACTTAATCATTAATAAAATTTGTTAATAATTAATTCGGACTTAAGAATGCAACTGTTCagccaaaacaatgtttttaaCCACCTTTTATACCATATTCACAAGTGTATAGGGTTACTTATAATCCATGTCAAGTAACACTTTGCTTTCATGTCTCTAAACAGAGAAGAAACTTACTGCCAGTGTGATGGAGGCCATGAGCAAATTGCCTGTTAGTGAACGAGAGACTGTGAATCCGGGCTATGAATACTATGTACATCTGTTTTTAACTAATAATTTCACTGTCTTGTACCTTGATCATCAGTAGTGTTTACATCATCTTCTCCAACAGTACATTGTTGGGTTTCACTATGATCGGGAACATTTTCATTTCGGTATTCTGTATGGGTGCCTGTCAGTTCACCAGGGTTGTCGGTAGTGCTTTTATCAATGTTTCTGAATCCAATCAGATTCTTTGATTGAAGGAAAGCATGAGGATCTATCAGTGGATAAATATCACCTACAGTACCCACTGGTAACTCTCTTTCAACAGAACTGCAACTTCTTATCGTGTCAGCTGTGGCTAGGGAAGGAAAATAATGCAGCTACTTAAGGATCATTTCCTTTTGTAGAGTGGTAGCTAGATCACCTGTCAAAATGAGGCCTGACTTCAAATGGAAGGGGTGTGTGACAGGTCAGATTACTACATGCCAGCAGCAGCAGTGGTTAGGGTTTCAGGTTGGTTGCTGTAATAAGTGAAAGGCTAGTTTCTTTTTTGGTTGTATAACCACTATACCAAGTGCGTTCTCATGTTTTTTTACCAGTCTCTACACCAGGAGGAGCAAGGGATGAGATAAAAGAACTTGGGGGTATAAGCCTTAGGTGGGTGACCCGAAAAACACTGACCCCTGTTGCCTATTGGACCCCCTACAGACTGGTCCATGTACTGCCTTATGGGCCGGTCCATGGACCCTTTCTACAGACCACCCCAAAACAACAtaggaacaaaaacaaataaagtatAAGAAATAACTactaaagatttgacttaccgGTTGTCTGAATAGCCAAGACCACTCATGTAGGGGAAATCTTAACCTTTATGCTCTGCAAATCAGATTAAGgagggtggcacttaactacagaaagacattGGTTGCCAAGGAAGCTTTTAGTCAaagaagtaactttttcaatggaaatctgacatcactttgATGAACAATCAGAATATGCATCATgtgaaaaacaggtaaaagatcccaagaaacgaaaggaagagcgCGGGGTTTCACCagatgggaaccgtcccatcaGTGCTGggaaactgtagcatggaatttctatttggacaaaaaatggaactgatattttaaAAAGTGTGTCAAAGAAGGGCCTTAAGACGGCCTTCTGCTCCacattttgtgttagaatgttctcatactgttgtATCACAAATTTATGAAAGACATGGTTAACTcactgagtttttaggcattttctgttttggtcacgtgatttaccagaTGGTTGTGAGTCAAACCATACAAaggaatgttaaatagaacacacttggcaaaaaaggataactgtagacTTAAAGTaattcgagaaatgactatcTGAAGTGGTCCTTTAAGCAACGGTTTgatagttaagagccacccccttcAGTCTCGGACTTAGGTGCAAGGTATATAACAGTTATTGCCACTTCCTTCGCTGCGGAGCGGAGTGCTTTGAAAAAATAATGAGTTCAGTTCCACCATTTTGTTCGAAAAGAGAGATCATGAAGCCTGGGGTGAGTTCATAAAACCGTGGGAGAATGATCCCAACAAAATGGtggagggaaagaaagaaaatacaaatgaacACAAATAGACAGTCTTCTTTGAAGCATTCCAGTCCACAGCAAAAGAAGTGGCAATATGTGTGATTAATATACCTTGCACCcgagcctgagccttagtctgttaaatttgAGGGGCGTAACATTTGAGATTTCCCTGACACAAGTGTTTTACCCAGACAACCAGCAAGTCAAATATTtagttatttcttttattttatttatttttatttctatgttgttttggGGTGGTTGGTAGAGGGGGTCTGCAGGGGTAGTCTGCGGACTGGTCCTTAAGGGAGTCCATGGACCCGGTGGACCCGGTCCATACGGGGGGCCCACTGGTCAGTGGTTTCGGATCAACCCTATAAGGCTGTAGTATTATTACTTTCTGGCATTACTTTCAGGTATTTTGTtaaataatatacatgtaataaagtTAGGTTTATTTCAAAGCCTTGGAATGAGGTACAGTTTTAAGTAAATGTGGAACTTCAGTGACATAGGTGTGAtaatgtcgtaaaaaaggttgctgttattgatcgtggtgaagtacaataataataaagtatttttgtttgtctcacgatgtggtcacttgtgacacaatctacatcacaagtgaccacattgtgagacaaacgagaatacctTATCATTATAGGTGTGGTAGTCTGTCAAAGTTTTGGGACATGGAGAAATTATGCACTTGCTGTTGTTAACTTTGGGAGCTGACTTTCAGTGTTTtgcaattaattatttttattgacaCTAAGTTGGAATTATGTCAAATGTtcagaaaatacatgtaatgatCCCTGGGACATGGTCACATGGTAAACCTCCACTTTGTAACAGTAAACTGTTTTCAACcattatttatattaatttcaTGAATCCCCTACAGTTGATTTCCTCCACAACACATACCATTGGCCTGATTTCTActataaatatattttaccTTTGAAAATCACAGTAAACCAGTGCCTACAATACTTCAGTTTGTTTATGATGATATAGATCATTATCAAAGCAAACATGTGcgaaaatattttcatttacaCCAAACATCATTCATTCATGAGAAATCACATTTCATGAACGATTTTGGCATAAGCAGTAACATTTAATAGTATATTCAAAGACATTTAGCATTTGCATCAAAGGGCAATTATTTGCTTGGATTTGTGCAATAAACAACGTCCAATCAGgtcttctgatagggtgcgattaaaaaatgcaaattatgcgattttttcggggcagattgtgcgattagagaggccaattatgcgataaataatgtaaattgtgcgatttttttctcagcaattttaagcttgttttataaggtttcaggttgagaaaaacacttttttgctgccctaaagacattttgaacacaaaggaacagtaattatgtatctcgatcgacattagttgggataaaaaaaaagaggtcttctgcactaccggtgcaccacgttaaaagttgaaaggacacagctaacatgccaaatgaatgatcaaggtgcttgtcaaccacgaactttcgaagatggtcaatcacaatagggccatacccccatttatacgagagaaaataagccgcggctttctctggccgcggcttacagaagactccaATGTTCAACCACAGgaggcccagagtcggaaggtaaacaattataaggatttgtatgggaatcttgataacagactgaaaaagatatttacccgcaaaagttctctataaaaaagccgtactttattgtcatggtgaatttcttgctttttgtgtggttttttgcctgattgaatgcgatttaagcgacttctcaaattcccgagtcgtcactcttccctaaataaaggaaaggctggcaactcatttctaacttacctcagatctcgctgaaaaaattcacacttctccggcatcagtcacgctcaaactccggcgatggctacacggataaatttacttccccttgaccaagtttcaaggtccagcgagtatccatcgctgagaaaatgcgaaaaatattcaaattttcaaactccttcgaggctcgctaacaaccaattttgacacggctggtcaacggttcaccgagcctccatacggtgagcgcaaacctacgcaagtgtacccatagatgggaagagcaaaacaaatcccagactcgtccccaaatacctgcctggggtcatgttcgagtttcaaaatcggcgaacgatattaaaagttccacactgaaaccttaaacatagctcccatcgctttggttgccccaccgcatgttataaatccggattttcatcgaactccgtaagtactgaagctgtttggatggagtttgaaacgcagtcgaaggtatttactagtgtatgaaacacaatcctgtttttcatccgtcaacaactcacattatcatgactgcagaagaaattcatatgaaaaggtcgctgcaccttttcagccttttggacacatttttctgttgagagtccagggaaaatgccatcgttgaaatcatctgtgctttgtttttgcgcttccagttgcgttgaaatgttcaaaattatttctcacACCGGTGCATCAAGCGATATTGATCGAAAAGCAACGATTAtcactcggaatacctgaaaggtatccgagttacaaTCTCGCTTGTCTGTTTTTTGGACAGTAGAAATTACGGTGCggtgatttctttggctcaaagtaattcacttaacaaaactatactttttccaacaacaacaaaaaaacagccgtGGTGTCGAGTATCATCGGACGAGGGGATTTTTGCACGcgcgaggcttcaaacagcttcagtatttacggagttcgatgaaaatccggatttataacatgcggtggggcaaccaaagcgatgggagctgtgtttaaggtttcagtgtggaacttttaatatcgttcgccgatttagaaactcgaacttgaccccaggcaggtatttggggacgagtctgggatttgttttgctctgcccaactatgggtacacttgcgtaggtttgcgctcaccgtatggaggctcggtgaaccgttgaccagccgtgtcaaaattggttgttagcgagcctcgaaggagtttgaaaatttgaatatttttcgcattttctcagcgatggatactcgctggaccttgaaacttggtcaaggggaagtaaatttatccgtgtagccatcgccgtagtttgagc
Above is a window of Montipora capricornis isolate CH-2021 chromosome 6, ASM3666992v2, whole genome shotgun sequence DNA encoding:
- the LOC138051889 gene encoding uncharacterized protein, translated to MASAESRQSDAELAICRLVEEVSGLDTRFLGPACLASFESLSFFQSLEFKPRVKKFLVASNLVLTKKQLQAIENRRRNKRKRSEPSFKIVAEFATEGKKRSLERRPLSELYSSLKDDVFEVNGVIYISITELKPKSSLLSRSLQGCCLSKQNVNSLLASNQLQCLVFCGVKIFGKRPYDLLQFDSVLADDHIRCPSYFLRDEGKKRYLKEDDFGKDEKPFGAVVLSKDYHLAGFLNFDRKMPSPVWVGIDSATADTIRSCSSVERELPVGTVGDIYPLIDPHAFLQSKNLIGFRNIDKSTTDNPGELTGTHTEYRNENVPDHSETQQCTVGEDDVNTTDDQESTSTRGPSPMENSFRSITAEDDKGTLVVCLPTEKDKERPQDNMASRCPSSEESSFQSIPGAENKGARIVDLPTENDKEKTSSKKGLQVDVGLFPTTTNGKVLEDTSNNNILQDCEMISRVDFPDGYDNERRRHTFPLIFDPQKKEESDTKAKRGASVSQVEKRKIKLDDLMNKTILGCLDLLQGISRHLDKEYKYGNCQCWKHAAEQFGIEVQEYQNFKCSQVHSPTEVMFEYLETSKPEITIGDLKDKLHIIGRQDVIDVILKCDQADDTLVCSLFENNTDVIGQMAFLLDMEKRGLKNWSKLAAELDIPRKVFNTFETSNSNNPTEKFFEVLTIKFPWLTIRELVRHLEDIERHDVTKAVRSSKKVSENSLVKALMDDLHVMDTVCELLNRKHRTNKVLGWRHLGNNLKIDKETLDNLSPPEEDFVSPTEAMINHLSSSKPWLTIGEFILALHAIDRDDVFTVFDGYLPGGCIPELLKSCQMSQESHQQQ